From a single Cupriavidus taiwanensis LMG 19424 genomic region:
- a CDS encoding GspH/FimT family pseudopilin, producing MPSNAGRHRRPDGAPPYGLTLVELVVGLVMLGLFSAAAYPVFSGMLARQQVMLAADRLAMSLALARASALSRRIEVTLQPLPGEATLSPGWQLVTAGAGAERPEVLSVVEPGMPCLSVTLRQAARGANVLKFLPVGYSRSEQGGFQAATFTLGCRGAQRQVRLGAQGRIRLCTPGRDADCEATESSEPP from the coding sequence ATGCCGTCGAATGCCGGCAGGCATCGCCGCCCGGATGGCGCGCCGCCGTATGGCCTGACGCTGGTCGAACTGGTCGTGGGCTTGGTCATGCTCGGCCTGTTCTCGGCAGCGGCCTACCCGGTGTTCAGCGGCATGCTCGCGCGCCAGCAGGTCATGCTGGCGGCCGACCGGCTGGCGATGTCGCTCGCGCTGGCGCGCGCCAGCGCGCTGTCACGCCGCATCGAGGTGACGCTGCAGCCGCTGCCGGGCGAAGCCACGCTGAGTCCCGGCTGGCAACTGGTAACGGCTGGCGCAGGCGCGGAGCGGCCGGAGGTGCTGTCGGTGGTCGAGCCGGGCATGCCGTGCCTGTCCGTGACGCTGCGGCAAGCCGCGCGGGGCGCCAATGTGCTGAAATTCCTGCCTGTGGGATACTCTCGATCTGAGCAGGGCGGTTTTCAGGCCGCCACCTTCACGCTTGGCTGCCGTGGCGCGCAGCGGCAAGTCAGGCTGGGCGCGCAGGGACGTATCCGACTCTGCACACCCGGCCGCGACGCTGACTGCGAAGCGACGGAGTCCTCCGAGCCGCCCTGA
- the ribD gene encoding bifunctional diaminohydroxyphosphoribosylaminopyrimidine deaminase/5-amino-6-(5-phosphoribosylamino)uracil reductase RibD — protein MFSDTDHAAMQQALALAARGMFNTTPNPRVGCVLIKDGQVIGQGFTQPAGQDHAEIQAMKDALSRGLDPAGATAYVTLEPCSHFGRTPPCADALVRAGVARVVAAMEDPNPSVSGRGLQRLRDAGIDVRCGLLEKEARDLNIGFVSRMTRGLPWVRVKVAASMDGGTALHDGTSQWITGQAARDDGHAWRARACAILTGIGTVRDDNPALTVRAFATPRQPQRVLVDSRLEVPLDARILTPDSGEFARPVLVFCAVEDRQRQRALEARGAEVVVLPNPHGKVELRRMLEELGRRGINELHVEAGFKLNGSLVREHCADELLIYLAPKLLGDAQGMFNLPPLARLQDAEQFRWHEVRQIGDDLRLIARRNDA, from the coding sequence ATGTTTTCCGATACCGACCACGCCGCCATGCAACAGGCACTCGCGCTCGCCGCGCGGGGCATGTTCAACACCACGCCCAACCCTCGCGTCGGCTGCGTGCTCATCAAGGATGGCCAGGTGATCGGACAAGGCTTCACCCAGCCTGCCGGCCAGGACCATGCCGAAATCCAGGCGATGAAAGATGCGCTGTCGCGCGGGCTCGACCCGGCCGGCGCCACCGCCTATGTCACGCTGGAGCCGTGCAGCCATTTCGGCCGTACCCCGCCCTGCGCCGATGCGCTGGTGCGCGCCGGCGTGGCGCGCGTGGTGGCGGCGATGGAAGACCCCAATCCGTCGGTATCCGGGCGCGGCCTGCAGCGCCTGCGCGATGCCGGCATCGACGTGCGCTGCGGCCTGCTGGAAAAAGAGGCGCGCGACCTGAATATCGGCTTCGTCTCGCGCATGACGCGCGGGCTGCCGTGGGTGCGTGTCAAGGTGGCCGCGTCGATGGATGGCGGCACCGCGCTGCATGACGGCACCAGCCAGTGGATCACCGGCCAGGCCGCCCGCGACGACGGGCACGCCTGGCGCGCCCGCGCCTGCGCCATCCTGACCGGCATCGGCACCGTGCGCGACGACAATCCGGCGCTGACGGTGCGGGCCTTCGCCACGCCGCGCCAGCCGCAGCGGGTGCTGGTCGATTCGCGGCTCGAAGTGCCGCTCGACGCGCGCATCCTGACCCCGGACAGCGGCGAGTTCGCCAGGCCCGTGCTGGTGTTCTGCGCGGTCGAAGACCGGCAACGCCAGCGCGCGCTGGAAGCCCGCGGCGCCGAAGTCGTGGTGCTGCCCAACCCGCACGGCAAGGTCGAATTGCGCCGCATGCTGGAAGAACTCGGCCGCCGCGGCATCAACGAATTGCACGTCGAGGCGGGCTTCAAGCTCAACGGCTCGCTGGTGCGCGAGCATTGCGCCGATGAACTGCTGATCTACCTCGCGCCCAAGCTGCTCGGCGACGCCCAGGGCATGTTCAACCTGCCGCCGCTGGCGCGGCTGCAGGATGCCGAACAGTTCCGCTGGCATGAAGTCCGGCAGATCGGCGACGACCTGCGCCTGATCGCCCGGCGCAACGACGCGTAG
- a CDS encoding riboflavin synthase, with the protein MFTGIVAAVGRIESVTPLGAAADAGVRLRIAAGGLDLSDVIIGDSIAIQGACMTVIAMAPDAFEVEVSRESLDKTVGLDRAGRVNLEKALRLADRLGGHLVSGHVDGLGEVVHFAPVGESHELRIRAPRELARYLAYKGSVVVNGVSLTVNRVADEADGCVFSINLIPHTVEVTTLQELKPGARVNLEIDLIARYVERMLSAAQAPA; encoded by the coding sequence ATGTTTACTGGCATCGTCGCGGCGGTCGGCCGCATTGAATCCGTTACCCCGCTCGGCGCCGCCGCCGACGCCGGCGTGCGCCTGCGCATCGCCGCGGGCGGGCTGGACCTGTCGGACGTCATCATCGGTGACAGCATCGCCATCCAGGGCGCCTGCATGACCGTGATCGCCATGGCGCCCGACGCGTTCGAGGTCGAGGTCTCGCGCGAATCGCTCGACAAGACCGTGGGGCTGGACCGTGCCGGCCGCGTCAACCTGGAAAAGGCGCTGCGCCTGGCCGACCGGCTGGGCGGCCACCTGGTGTCGGGGCATGTCGACGGCCTGGGCGAAGTGGTGCATTTCGCGCCGGTGGGCGAATCGCACGAGCTGCGCATCCGCGCGCCTCGCGAACTGGCGCGCTACCTGGCGTACAAGGGCTCGGTGGTGGTCAACGGCGTGTCGCTGACGGTCAACCGCGTCGCCGACGAAGCCGATGGCTGCGTGTTCTCGATCAACCTGATCCCGCACACCGTCGAAGTGACCACGCTGCAGGAGCTCAAGCCGGGCGCGCGCGTGAACCTCGAGATCGACCTGATCGCGCGGTACGTGGAACGGATGCTGTCGGCCGCGCAGGCCCCCGCATAA
- the ribBA gene encoding bifunctional 3,4-dihydroxy-2-butanone-4-phosphate synthase/GTP cyclohydrolase II translates to MTIARTEDIIADIRAGRMVILVDEEDRENEGDLVLAADFVTPEAINFMAKHGRGLICLTLTAERCRQLNLHPMVSRNGTQHGTNFTVSIEAAEGVTTGISAADRARTVQAAVARDAKPADLVQPGHIFPLTAQPGGVLIRAGHTEAGCDLGALAGLTPAAVICEIMKDDGTMARLPDLIEFAREHDLKIGTIADLIHYRSRTESIIERVGERAMQTPYGTFHSIAYRDKPTGQAHLALVKGKPTPEQETLVRVHEPFSVLDLLEVKCTTHSWSIPAAMQAIAEADNGVIVLLNCGDTVEQLFTQFSALDAPQSRPRRKPDLRTYGMGAQILKDVGVGKMRVLAAKQRMPSMTGFDLEVTGYQPMSGQAD, encoded by the coding sequence ATGACAATCGCCCGTACCGAAGACATCATTGCCGACATTCGCGCCGGCCGCATGGTTATTCTTGTCGACGAGGAAGACCGCGAAAATGAGGGCGATCTGGTCCTGGCTGCCGATTTCGTCACACCGGAGGCGATCAACTTCATGGCCAAGCATGGCCGCGGCCTGATCTGCCTGACGCTGACCGCCGAGCGCTGCCGCCAGCTGAACCTGCATCCGATGGTGAGCCGAAACGGCACCCAGCACGGCACCAATTTCACCGTATCGATCGAGGCCGCCGAGGGCGTGACCACCGGCATTTCCGCCGCCGACCGCGCCCGCACCGTGCAGGCCGCCGTCGCCCGCGACGCCAAGCCGGCCGACCTGGTCCAGCCGGGCCATATCTTCCCGCTGACGGCGCAGCCAGGCGGCGTGCTGATCCGCGCCGGCCATACCGAGGCCGGCTGCGACCTGGGTGCGCTGGCCGGGCTGACGCCGGCGGCCGTGATCTGCGAGATCATGAAGGACGACGGCACCATGGCGCGCCTGCCGGACCTGATCGAGTTCGCGCGCGAGCATGATCTGAAGATCGGCACCATCGCCGACCTGATCCACTACCGCAGCCGCACCGAGAGCATTATCGAGCGCGTCGGCGAGCGCGCCATGCAAACCCCTTACGGCACCTTCCACAGCATCGCCTACCGCGACAAGCCGACCGGCCAGGCCCACCTGGCGCTGGTCAAGGGCAAGCCCACGCCGGAACAGGAAACGCTGGTGCGCGTGCACGAGCCGTTCTCGGTGCTGGACCTGCTGGAAGTGAAATGCACGACGCACTCGTGGAGCATCCCGGCGGCGATGCAGGCCATCGCCGAGGCCGACAACGGCGTGATCGTGCTGCTGAACTGCGGCGACACCGTCGAGCAGCTGTTCACGCAGTTCAGCGCGCTCGATGCGCCGCAGTCGCGGCCGCGCCGCAAGCCCGACCTGCGCACCTATGGCATGGGCGCGCAGATCCTGAAAGATGTCGGCGTCGGCAAGATGCGCGTGCTGGCCGCCAAGCAGCGCATGCCCAGCATGACCGGCTTCGACCTGGAAGTGACCGGCTACCAGCCGATGAGCGGCCAGGCCGACTGA
- the ribH gene encoding 6,7-dimethyl-8-ribityllumazine synthase produces MDHGFYPSNLDGEGLRIGIVQARFNEPVCAELLEACVAELEQLGVEGEDTLVVTVPGALEVPLALQKMCESGQFDALVALGAVVRGETYHFELVSNESGAGITRVGLDFNVPIANGILTVDTDEQAHARTREKGRDCARAAVEMANLVAALDSLRGQEDEDEDDDE; encoded by the coding sequence ATGGATCACGGCTTCTACCCCAGCAACCTCGACGGTGAAGGCCTGCGCATCGGCATCGTCCAGGCGCGCTTCAACGAGCCGGTCTGCGCCGAACTGCTCGAGGCCTGCGTGGCCGAGCTGGAACAGCTCGGCGTCGAGGGCGAAGACACCCTGGTGGTGACTGTCCCCGGCGCGCTGGAAGTCCCGCTGGCGCTGCAGAAGATGTGCGAGAGCGGCCAGTTCGACGCGCTGGTGGCACTGGGCGCCGTGGTACGCGGCGAGACCTATCACTTCGAGCTGGTGTCGAACGAGTCGGGCGCCGGCATCACCCGCGTCGGCCTGGACTTCAACGTGCCGATCGCCAACGGCATCCTGACCGTCGACACCGACGAGCAGGCCCATGCCCGCACCCGCGAAAAGGGCCGCGACTGCGCGCGCGCCGCGGTGGAGATGGCCAACCTGGTGGCGGCGCTCGATTCGCTGCGCGGCCAGGAAGACGAAGACGAGGACGACGATGAGTGA
- the nusB gene encoding transcription antitermination factor NusB: MSDTSNTPDQDAGKGAGGKSGAARTEAKAPPKSARRRSRELALQGLYQWLLNRNDIGAIQAHLHDAQGFNKADREHFDALLNGAVREEARLTAAFEPFLDRSVDELSPVERAALLVGSYELVHCLDIPYKVVINEAVELTKTFGGVEGYKYVNGVLDKLAAQVRAAEVAARR, from the coding sequence ATGAGTGATACCTCGAACACGCCGGACCAAGACGCCGGCAAGGGCGCCGGCGGCAAGTCCGGCGCGGCCCGCACCGAAGCCAAGGCGCCGCCCAAGAGCGCGCGCCGCCGCTCGCGCGAGCTGGCCCTGCAGGGCCTGTACCAGTGGCTGCTGAACCGCAACGACATCGGCGCAATCCAGGCCCACCTGCACGACGCCCAGGGCTTCAACAAGGCCGACCGCGAGCACTTCGACGCGCTGCTCAACGGCGCAGTGCGCGAAGAGGCGCGCCTGACCGCCGCGTTCGAGCCGTTCCTGGACCGTTCCGTGGACGAGTTGTCGCCGGTCGAGCGCGCCGCCCTGCTGGTCGGCAGCTATGAACTGGTGCACTGCCTCGACATCCCGTACAAGGTCGTCATCAATGAAGCCGTCGAGCTGACCAAGACCTTCGGCGGCGTCGAGGGCTACAAGTACGTCAACGGCGTGCTGGACAAGCTTGCGGCCCAGGTGCGCGCCGCCGAAGTGGCTGCGCGCCGCTGA
- a CDS encoding pyridoxal phosphate-dependent aminotransferase gives MDLQHLATASRLANIDAFHVMELAKQAAALERAGRHIVHMGIGEPDFTAAEPVVRAAEAAMRRGVTQYTGALGIHPLREAIAGYYQTAYGLDIPARRVIVTAGASGALLLACAVLVEIGAEVLMPDPSYPCNRHFVAAFDGVARMIPSGPAERFQLTAAQVEAHWGEQTRGVLLASPSNPTGTSILPDELARILQAVRARNGFAILDEIYQGLSYDAPPVSALSLDPNVVTVNSFSKYFNMTGWRLGWLVVPEALVEAFEKVAQNLFICASAVAQYAALACFTPEALAVYDERKAEFRRRRDLIVPALESLGLRVPVRPDGAFYVYADCRGVNHPAAGDADRLTQAMLHDAGVVMVPGQDFGPHTARDYIRISYATSRENIEEAMARLDKLFR, from the coding sequence ATGGACTTGCAGCACCTGGCCACCGCCTCCCGACTCGCCAACATCGACGCCTTCCATGTGATGGAGCTGGCCAAGCAGGCCGCCGCGCTGGAGCGCGCCGGCCGCCATATCGTGCACATGGGCATCGGCGAGCCGGATTTCACCGCCGCCGAGCCGGTGGTGCGCGCCGCCGAAGCCGCCATGCGCCGCGGCGTCACGCAGTACACCGGCGCGCTCGGCATCCACCCGCTGCGCGAGGCCATCGCGGGCTATTACCAGACCGCCTACGGCCTGGATATCCCGGCCCGGCGCGTGATCGTCACCGCGGGCGCCTCGGGCGCGCTGCTGCTGGCGTGCGCGGTGCTGGTCGAGATCGGCGCCGAGGTGCTGATGCCCGACCCCAGCTACCCGTGCAACCGCCACTTCGTCGCCGCCTTCGACGGCGTCGCCCGAATGATCCCGAGCGGCCCGGCCGAGCGCTTCCAGCTGACCGCCGCGCAGGTCGAGGCCCACTGGGGCGAGCAGACCCGGGGCGTGCTGCTGGCCTCGCCGTCCAACCCCACCGGCACCTCGATCCTGCCCGACGAACTTGCCCGGATCCTGCAGGCGGTGCGCGCGCGCAACGGCTTTGCCATCCTGGACGAGATCTACCAGGGCCTGTCCTACGACGCTCCGCCGGTATCGGCGCTGAGCCTGGACCCGAACGTGGTCACGGTGAACAGCTTCTCGAAGTACTTCAATATGACCGGCTGGCGCCTGGGCTGGCTGGTGGTGCCCGAGGCGCTGGTCGAGGCCTTCGAGAAGGTCGCGCAGAACCTGTTCATCTGCGCGTCGGCGGTGGCGCAGTACGCCGCGCTGGCGTGCTTCACGCCCGAGGCGCTGGCCGTCTACGACGAGCGCAAGGCCGAATTTCGCCGCCGCCGCGACCTGATCGTGCCGGCGCTGGAGTCGCTGGGGCTGCGCGTGCCGGTGCGCCCCGACGGCGCCTTCTATGTGTATGCGGACTGCCGGGGCGTCAACCACCCGGCCGCGGGCGACGCCGACCGCCTGACGCAGGCGATGCTGCACGATGCGGGCGTGGTGATGGTGCCTGGGCAGGACTTCGGCCCGCATACGGCCCGCGACTACATCCGGATCTCGTACGCCACCTCGCGCGAGAATATCGAAGAGGCGATGGCGCGGCTGGACAAGCTGTTCCGCTGA
- a CDS encoding lytic transglycosylase domain-containing protein, giving the protein MSGWKTLHLPGIGRALQVRLRQPVPGVSRALQVRLAHPVAGRALRGGRTTLKYALNSLGVVAVVSAVSLSVSQEWRTTLAALLAGDEAPAVLVSAAMPAAPAHAATAADAGHGAAVSSGVPPSTADVAAAKFGYGAGNGRGGKLGLPTVSGVDEWSLAANTKVPSVAHLAAQIPVTRVAADARSTGGTLGTAREQAAVADYIARKYRVAAQATAQLVKAAYLTGREVGIDPLLILGVIAIESSFNPYAESGVGAQGLMQVMTKVHQDKYEAVGGVSAALNPYANIKIGALVLKDCIARAGSLEGGLKYYVGATTATDGGYGAKVLAERARLRQLIGVRSAPANADKPAAEDKAPVEHAPTEKLEANNGPHNA; this is encoded by the coding sequence ATGAGCGGTTGGAAAACCCTTCATCTTCCCGGCATCGGGCGGGCGCTGCAGGTCCGCCTTCGACAGCCGGTACCCGGAGTGAGTCGGGCATTGCAGGTCCGTCTCGCGCATCCGGTCGCGGGCCGCGCGTTGCGCGGTGGCCGCACGACGCTGAAGTACGCCCTGAACAGCCTGGGCGTGGTGGCGGTGGTTTCGGCCGTGTCGCTGTCGGTGAGCCAGGAATGGCGCACCACGCTGGCCGCCTTGCTGGCCGGTGACGAAGCGCCGGCGGTGCTGGTAAGCGCCGCGATGCCGGCAGCGCCTGCGCACGCTGCCACGGCCGCCGACGCTGGCCACGGCGCTGCCGTCTCCAGCGGCGTGCCGCCGAGCACGGCGGACGTCGCGGCGGCCAAGTTCGGCTATGGCGCCGGCAATGGCCGCGGCGGCAAGCTCGGCCTGCCGACCGTGTCCGGCGTCGACGAATGGAGCCTGGCGGCCAATACCAAGGTGCCGTCGGTCGCACATCTGGCCGCGCAGATCCCGGTGACGCGCGTGGCCGCGGACGCCCGCAGCACTGGCGGCACGCTCGGCACCGCGCGCGAGCAGGCCGCCGTGGCGGACTACATCGCCCGCAAGTACCGCGTGGCGGCACAGGCCACCGCGCAGCTGGTCAAGGCGGCCTACCTGACCGGGCGCGAGGTCGGCATCGATCCGCTGCTGATCCTGGGCGTGATCGCGATCGAGTCCAGCTTCAACCCGTACGCCGAAAGCGGCGTGGGTGCGCAGGGCCTGATGCAGGTCATGACCAAGGTCCACCAGGACAAGTACGAAGCCGTCGGCGGCGTGTCCGCGGCCCTGAACCCGTACGCCAACATCAAGATCGGCGCGCTGGTGCTCAAGGACTGCATCGCCCGCGCCGGCTCGCTCGAGGGCGGCCTGAAGTACTACGTCGGCGCCACCACGGCCACCGACGGCGGCTACGGCGCCAAGGTGCTGGCCGAGCGCGCCCGCCTGCGCCAGCTGATCGGCGTGCGCAGCGCGCCCGCCAACGCCGACAAGCCGGCCGCCGAGGACAAGGCGCCGGTCGAGCACGCGCCCACCGAGAAGCTGGAAGCCAACAACGGGCCGCACAACGCCTGA
- the ubiD gene encoding 4-hydroxy-3-polyprenylbenzoate decarboxylase codes for MQYKDLRDFIGQLEGLGELRRIARPVSPNLEMTEICDRLLRAGGPAVVFEQPAGAPHGDIYSVPVLANLFGTTRRVAFGMGAESMEDLRDIGRVLSALKEPEPPRGLREAGKLFTLAKSVWDMAPKRVSGPACQEVVWEGNDVDLARLPIQTCWPGDAAPLITWGLVVTKGPHKKRQNLGIYRQQVIGRNQVIMRWLAHRGGALDFREHALANPGKPFPIAVALGADPATILGAVTPVPDTLSEYQFAGLLRGSRTALAGCLTPTLSELSVPASAEIVLEGHIQPDPNHPSGYQHALEGPFGDHTGYYNEQDWFPVFTIDRITMRRDPIYHSTYTGKPPDEPAVLGVALNEVFVPLLQKQFPEITDFYLPPEGCSYRMALVRMKKQYAGHAKRVMFGVWSFLRQFMYTKFIVVVDDDVDVRDWKEVIWAITTRVDPSRDTVLVDNTPIDYLDFASPVSGLGSKMGIDATDKWPGETTREWGTSIAMDAAVKAKVDTLWETLFERPAGR; via the coding sequence ATGCAATACAAAGACTTGCGCGATTTCATCGGCCAGCTCGAAGGGCTCGGCGAGCTGCGGCGCATCGCCCGCCCGGTGTCGCCCAACCTGGAAATGACCGAAATCTGCGACCGCCTGCTGCGCGCCGGCGGCCCCGCGGTCGTCTTCGAGCAACCGGCGGGCGCTCCCCATGGCGACATCTATAGCGTGCCGGTGCTGGCCAATCTGTTCGGCACGACACGCAGAGTCGCATTTGGCATGGGCGCCGAATCGATGGAAGACCTGCGCGACATCGGCCGGGTGCTGTCGGCGCTGAAGGAGCCCGAGCCGCCGCGCGGTCTGCGCGAGGCCGGCAAGCTGTTCACGCTGGCCAAGTCGGTGTGGGACATGGCGCCCAAGCGTGTTAGCGGCCCGGCCTGCCAGGAAGTGGTGTGGGAAGGCAACGACGTCGACCTGGCGCGCCTGCCGATCCAGACCTGCTGGCCGGGCGACGCCGCCCCGCTGATCACCTGGGGCCTGGTGGTGACCAAGGGCCCGCACAAGAAGCGCCAGAACCTGGGCATCTACCGCCAGCAGGTGATCGGCCGCAACCAGGTCATCATGCGCTGGCTGGCGCACCGCGGCGGCGCGCTCGACTTTCGCGAGCATGCGCTGGCCAACCCCGGCAAGCCCTTCCCGATCGCGGTGGCGCTGGGCGCCGACCCGGCCACCATCCTGGGCGCGGTGACACCGGTGCCGGATACGCTGTCCGAATACCAGTTCGCCGGCCTGCTGCGCGGCAGCCGCACCGCGCTGGCGGGCTGCCTGACGCCTACGCTGTCCGAACTGAGCGTGCCGGCGTCGGCCGAGATCGTGCTGGAAGGCCATATCCAGCCCGATCCCAACCACCCGTCCGGCTACCAGCACGCGCTGGAAGGCCCGTTCGGCGACCACACCGGCTATTACAACGAGCAGGACTGGTTCCCGGTCTTCACCATCGACCGCATCACCATGCGGCGCGACCCGATCTACCACTCCACCTACACCGGCAAGCCGCCTGACGAGCCGGCGGTGCTGGGCGTGGCGCTGAACGAGGTGTTCGTGCCGCTGCTGCAGAAGCAGTTCCCGGAGATCACCGACTTCTACCTGCCGCCCGAGGGCTGCAGCTACCGCATGGCGCTGGTGCGCATGAAGAAGCAGTACGCCGGCCATGCCAAGCGCGTGATGTTCGGCGTGTGGAGCTTCCTGCGGCAATTCATGTATACGAAGTTCATCGTGGTGGTCGACGACGATGTCGACGTGCGCGACTGGAAGGAAGTGATCTGGGCCATCACCACCCGCGTCGACCCCAGTCGCGACACGGTGCTGGTCGACAACACCCCGATCGACTACCTGGACTTCGCCTCGCCGGTGTCGGGTCTGGGCTCCAAGATGGGCATCGACGCCACCGACAAGTGGCCCGGCGAGACCACGCGCGAATGGGGCACCTCGATCGCCATGGACGCCGCGGTCAAGGCGAAGGTCGATACCCTGTGGGAAACGCTGTTCGAACGTCCCGCCGGTCGCTGA
- a CDS encoding acetoacetate--CoA ligase, whose protein sequence is MTTAAPLAEGNLMWTPSQAFRDRSQIAQFMRWLRTERGLAFDDYDSLWHWSVTELEAFWDAVRAYFDVRFDTPATQVLDRHTMPGARWFDGATLNYVQQVFRHAGSGSARQRTAIRHAGEAQPLADISWQALEAQVASLAHALRRMGVQRGDRVAGYLPNIPATVVAFLATASLGAVWSGCAPDMGQVAVADRFRQVAPKVLIAVDGYRYGGKVYDRGPVLAELVAALPSLTDLVLVPQAGAGAAAPAGVRVHAWQDVLAHDVPLAIEPVPFDHPLWIVYSSGTTGMPKPIVHGHGGIVIEQLKLMAFHNNLGPDDVFHWYSSSGWIMWNAQVAGLLLGTTIALYDGNPAWPDAGVLWRFVDDAGVTMFGAGAAFFTNCMKAGIEPARIADVSRLRGLGSTGSPLPVEAYDWIYRHVREDIWLVPMSGGTDFAGSFVAGCPLLPVYSGEMQCRCLGAKVEAFDDQGQPLVDAVGELVCTEPMPSMPLYLWGDTDGKRYRDSYFDTYPGVWRHGDWIKITRRGGAVIYGRSDATINRHGIRMGTSELYRVVEDLPEVLDSMVVDLEYLGRESYMPLFVVLREGMVLDEALRDTLRARIRSALSSRHVPNEIVQAPGVPRTLSGKKMEVPIKKLLLGHAPQSIANRDAMANPDTLDWYFDYAARFLQARQAESAAT, encoded by the coding sequence ATGACCACCGCCGCCCCGCTCGCCGAAGGCAACCTGATGTGGACGCCGTCGCAGGCGTTCCGCGACCGCAGCCAGATTGCGCAGTTCATGCGCTGGCTGCGCACCGAACGCGGCCTGGCCTTCGACGACTACGACAGCCTGTGGCACTGGTCCGTCACCGAGCTCGAAGCCTTCTGGGACGCCGTGCGCGCCTACTTCGACGTGCGCTTCGACACCCCGGCCACCCAAGTGCTGGACCGCCACACCATGCCGGGCGCGCGCTGGTTCGACGGCGCCACGCTGAACTACGTGCAGCAGGTGTTCCGCCATGCCGGCAGCGGCAGCGCCCGCCAGCGCACCGCCATCCGCCATGCCGGCGAGGCGCAGCCGCTGGCCGACATCAGCTGGCAGGCGCTCGAGGCCCAGGTCGCGTCGCTCGCGCATGCGCTGCGCCGGATGGGCGTGCAGCGCGGCGACCGCGTCGCCGGCTACCTGCCCAATATTCCCGCCACGGTGGTTGCCTTCCTGGCCACCGCCAGCCTGGGCGCGGTCTGGTCCGGCTGCGCGCCGGACATGGGCCAGGTGGCGGTGGCCGACCGCTTCCGCCAGGTCGCGCCCAAGGTGCTGATCGCCGTGGACGGCTACCGCTATGGCGGCAAGGTCTATGACCGCGGCCCCGTGCTCGCCGAGCTGGTCGCCGCCCTGCCCTCGCTCACCGACCTGGTGCTGGTGCCGCAGGCGGGCGCCGGCGCCGCGGCGCCGGCCGGCGTGCGCGTCCACGCCTGGCAGGACGTGCTGGCGCATGACGTGCCGCTGGCCATCGAACCCGTGCCGTTCGACCATCCGCTGTGGATCGTCTATTCGTCCGGCACCACCGGCATGCCCAAGCCGATCGTGCACGGCCACGGCGGCATCGTCATCGAGCAGCTCAAGCTGATGGCGTTCCACAACAACCTGGGCCCGGACGACGTGTTCCACTGGTACAGCAGCAGCGGCTGGATCATGTGGAACGCGCAGGTGGCGGGGCTGCTGCTCGGCACCACCATCGCGCTCTACGACGGCAACCCGGCCTGGCCCGACGCGGGCGTGCTGTGGCGCTTCGTCGACGATGCCGGCGTAACGATGTTCGGCGCCGGCGCGGCGTTCTTCACCAATTGCATGAAGGCCGGCATCGAGCCGGCGCGCATTGCCGACGTGTCGCGCCTGCGCGGGCTTGGATCGACCGGCTCGCCGTTGCCGGTCGAGGCCTACGACTGGATCTATCGCCATGTGCGCGAAGACATCTGGCTGGTGCCGATGTCGGGCGGCACCGACTTTGCCGGCTCGTTCGTCGCCGGCTGCCCGCTGCTGCCGGTCTATTCCGGCGAGATGCAGTGCCGCTGCCTGGGCGCGAAGGTGGAAGCCTTCGACGACCAGGGCCAGCCGCTGGTCGACGCGGTCGGCGAACTGGTCTGCACCGAGCCGATGCCGTCGATGCCGCTCTACCTGTGGGGCGATACCGACGGCAAGCGCTACCGCGACAGCTATTTCGACACCTACCCCGGCGTCTGGCGGCATGGCGACTGGATCAAGATCACCCGGCGCGGCGGCGCGGTGATCTATGGCCGCTCCGACGCCACCATCAACCGCCACGGCATCCGCATGGGCACCAGCGAGCTGTACCGCGTGGTGGAAGACCTGCCGGAAGTGCTCGACAGCATGGTGGTCGACCTCGAATACCTCGGCCGCGAATCGTATATGCCGCTGTTCGTGGTGCTGCGCGAAGGCATGGTGCTGGACGAAGCGCTGCGCGACACCCTGCGCGCACGCATCCGCAGCGCGCTGTCGTCGCGCCATGTGCCCAACGAGATCGTGCAGGCGCCCGGCGTGCCGCGCACGCTGTCGGGCAAGAAGATGGAGGTGCCGATCAAGAAGCTGCTGCTGGGCCATGCGCCGCAAAGCATCGCCAACCGCGACGCCATGGCCAACCCCGACACGCTCGACTGGTACTTCGACTACGCCGCGCGCTTCCTGCAAGCGCGCCAGGCCGAGTCGGCCGCGACCTGA